A region from the Onychostoma macrolepis isolate SWU-2019 chromosome 18, ASM1243209v1, whole genome shotgun sequence genome encodes:
- the LOC131524639 gene encoding dynein axonemal assembly factor 11 isoform X2, whose translation MPKGSVRTNGHVRKLPSSRFRFASWHWLEEHDVRGDQLACPRVREGPAEDELSVKSEDIFLKGGRRKRREDEGQKWEERLQENWENCVVLNLSYQDLGDPYQLENFIRILRRLIRAERLQLVDNALRDLSSVRLPRCKILNLHRNNLTSIRQLPNVPEIQHLCLSENSISSLGELSLLRSTPLRSLTLKRNPCQFLEDYRSRVFSCLPKLQVLDGIPKLPDDSVPPSSPAASRFCTIL comes from the exons ATGCCGAAGGGATCTGTCAGAACCAACGGACATGTCCGAAAG TTGCCGTCCAGTCGGTTCAGGTTTGCCTCGTGGCACTGGCTAGAGGAGCATGATGTGCGTGGAGACCAGCTCGCCTGCCCCAGGGTCAGAGAGG GGCCTGCCGAAGACGAGCTGTCCGTTAAAAGTGAAGACATATTTCTCAAAGGAggaaggaggaagaggagggaaGATGAAGGACAGAAATGGGAGGAGAGACTCCAGGAGAACTGGGAGAACTGTGTG GTGCTGAACTTGTCTTATCAGGACTTGGGAGATCCGTACCAGCTGGAGAACTTCATCCGCATCCTGAGGAGACTGATCCGGGCGGAGCGTCTGCAGCTGGTGGATAACGCACTGAGAGATCTCAGCTCTGTCAGACTGCCAAG ATGTAAAATCCTGAATCTTCACCGGAACAACTTGACGTCCATTCGTCAGCTGCCAAATGTTCCTGAGATCCAGCACTTGTGCCTGTCTGAAAACAGTATTTCCTCTCTGGGCGAGCTGTCCCTGCTGAGAAGCACGCCGCTCCGGTCTCTGACACTCAAACGCAACCCCTGCCAGTTTCTGGAGGACTACCGCTCACG TGTGTTCTCCTGTTTGCCAAAACTCCAAGTTCTGGATGGCATCCCAAAGCTACCGGATGATTCCGTGCCTCCCTCTTCTCCGGCAGCGTCCAGATTTTGTACCATTCTCTGA
- the LOC131524639 gene encoding uncharacterized protein LOC131524639 isoform X1, with protein sequence MSESSSGVNTSSESFPKSHSHYSELSDTHTPFSVELTPDSGIVATPLPSSRFRFASWHWLEEHDVRGDQLACPRVREGPAEDELSVKSEDIFLKGGRRKRREDEGQKWEERLQENWENCVVLNLSYQDLGDPYQLENFIRILRRLIRAERLQLVDNALRDLSSVRLPRCKILNLHRNNLTSIRQLPNVPEIQHLCLSENSISSLGELSLLRSTPLRSLTLKRNPCQFLEDYRSRVFSCLPKLQVLDGIPKLPDDSVPPSSPAASRFCTIL encoded by the exons ATGTCCGAAAG TTCCTCTGGAGTGAACACCAGCAGTGAAAGTTTTCCCAAGTCTCACTCGCACTACTCTGAGTTAAGCGACACACACACTCCTTTCTCTGTGGAACTGACTCCAGACTCTGGCATTGTTGCCACTCCA TTGCCGTCCAGTCGGTTCAGGTTTGCCTCGTGGCACTGGCTAGAGGAGCATGATGTGCGTGGAGACCAGCTCGCCTGCCCCAGGGTCAGAGAGG GGCCTGCCGAAGACGAGCTGTCCGTTAAAAGTGAAGACATATTTCTCAAAGGAggaaggaggaagaggagggaaGATGAAGGACAGAAATGGGAGGAGAGACTCCAGGAGAACTGGGAGAACTGTGTG GTGCTGAACTTGTCTTATCAGGACTTGGGAGATCCGTACCAGCTGGAGAACTTCATCCGCATCCTGAGGAGACTGATCCGGGCGGAGCGTCTGCAGCTGGTGGATAACGCACTGAGAGATCTCAGCTCTGTCAGACTGCCAAG ATGTAAAATCCTGAATCTTCACCGGAACAACTTGACGTCCATTCGTCAGCTGCCAAATGTTCCTGAGATCCAGCACTTGTGCCTGTCTGAAAACAGTATTTCCTCTCTGGGCGAGCTGTCCCTGCTGAGAAGCACGCCGCTCCGGTCTCTGACACTCAAACGCAACCCCTGCCAGTTTCTGGAGGACTACCGCTCACG TGTGTTCTCCTGTTTGCCAAAACTCCAAGTTCTGGATGGCATCCCAAAGCTACCGGATGATTCCGTGCCTCCCTCTTCTCCGGCAGCGTCCAGATTTTGTACCATTCTCTGA